A section of the Falco biarmicus isolate bFalBia1 chromosome 3, bFalBia1.pri, whole genome shotgun sequence genome encodes:
- the TMEM240 gene encoding transmembrane protein 240 isoform X1, whose amino-acid sequence MSMNANTMIFMILGASIVMAIACLMDMNALLDRFHNYILPHLRGEDRVCHCNCGRHHVHYVIPYDGDQSVVDSSENYFVTDNVTKQEIDLMLGLLLGFCISWFLVWMDGVLHYAVRAWRTSRRYDNSWSWIPKFCNLKEFRKRHHRQYEEATGNMVHIKQKLYHNGHPSPRHL is encoded by the exons ATGTCCATGAATGCAAACACCATGATTTTCATGATCCTGGGCGCCTCTATCGTTATG GCAATAGCTTGCTTGATGGACATGAATGCGTTGTTGGACAGATTTCACAATTACATCTTACCGCATCTGCGAGGGGAAGACCGAGTTTGTCACTGCAACTGTGGAAG GCATCATGTCCATTATGTTATTCCATATGATGGGGATCAGTCAGTGGTGGACTCCTCGGAGAATTACTTTGTGACTGACAATGTAACCAAGCAAGAGATTGATCTGATGCTGGGACTTTTGCTGGGCTTTTGTATAAGCTGGTTTCTGGTGTGGATGGATGGGGTTCTCCATTACGCGGTGCGAGCCTGGAGAACTAGCCGCCGGTATG ACAATTCCTGGTCTTGGATTCCAAAATTTTGTAACTTAAAGGAGTTCAGAAAACGTCATCACAGGCAGTACGAGGAGGCGACTGGGAACATGGTGCACATCAAACAGAAGCTGTACCATAACGGGCACCCTAGCCCGCGGCACCTCTGA
- the TMEM240 gene encoding transmembrane protein 240 isoform X2 encodes MDMNALLDRFHNYILPHLRGEDRVCHCNCGRHHVHYVIPYDGDQSVVDSSENYFVTDNVTKQEIDLMLGLLLGFCISWFLVWMDGVLHYAVRAWRTSRRYDNSWSWIPKFCNLKEFRKRHHRQYEEATGNMVHIKQKLYHNGHPSPRHL; translated from the exons ATGGACATGAATGCGTTGTTGGACAGATTTCACAATTACATCTTACCGCATCTGCGAGGGGAAGACCGAGTTTGTCACTGCAACTGTGGAAG GCATCATGTCCATTATGTTATTCCATATGATGGGGATCAGTCAGTGGTGGACTCCTCGGAGAATTACTTTGTGACTGACAATGTAACCAAGCAAGAGATTGATCTGATGCTGGGACTTTTGCTGGGCTTTTGTATAAGCTGGTTTCTGGTGTGGATGGATGGGGTTCTCCATTACGCGGTGCGAGCCTGGAGAACTAGCCGCCGGTATG ACAATTCCTGGTCTTGGATTCCAAAATTTTGTAACTTAAAGGAGTTCAGAAAACGTCATCACAGGCAGTACGAGGAGGCGACTGGGAACATGGTGCACATCAAACAGAAGCTGTACCATAACGGGCACCCTAGCCCGCGGCACCTCTGA